From the genome of Nakamurella flavida:
GAAGCGGGCGGGCAGCGCGGCGACGGCCAGGGCGGTGACGGCGCTGCCCACGGCCATGAACGCGTAGATGCTGCCGGCGGCGCCGGGCGAGCCGGAGGCGGTGGCCACGCCGGTGACGCCGGTCTGCATGGCCCCGAAGAAGCAGCCGACGGCGGTGCCGCCGAACAGCACCCGCACCACCGTGCCGGTGAGCCACCGCGGGGTCCCGGCAGGCCGGGGCCCGTGGTGGGCGACGGGCGCCGCGGCCGAGGTGGGATGCAGGGCGACCCACGACCCGAACACCCCGACCAGGGCGGCGGAGGCCAGGACGGCCGCGGCCGGGGAGGCCAGCGCGGCGAGGAGGCTGACCACGGCGGGCCCGAGGATGTACCCGACCTCGTCGGCCGCGCCCTCGTAGGACATGGCGGCGGGCAGACCGGGGCCGCCGCGGGTGAGCCCGACCCAGCGGGCGCGGACGAGCGCACCGATCTGCGGGGTGGACGTCCCGCAGACGAGGGCGGCCAGGCAGACCGCCCACAACGGGGCGCCGAGCAGCGCGGTGACGACGATGGCCGCCGCCCCGGCCGCGTTCAGCAGGGAAGCCGCCAGCAGGACCGGGCGTTGGCCGAGCCGGGCGGACAGGGCTCCCAGGACCGGCCCACCGCCGGCGGAGCCGA
Proteins encoded in this window:
- a CDS encoding MFS transporter → MSLITPFRVLPALAGRTLLPVAFLARLPSSMTQLGTVVLVSTAYDSVGAGGLTAGALAIGSAGGGPVLGALSARLGQRPVLLAASLLNAAGAAAIVVTALLGAPLWAVCLAALVCGTSTPQIGALVRARWVGLTRGGPGLPAAMSYEGAADEVGYILGPAVVSLLAALASPAAAVLASAALVGVFGSWVALHPTSAAAPVAHHGPRPAGTPRWLTGTVVRVLFGGTAVGCFFGAMQTGVTGVATASGSPGAAGSIYAFMAVGSAVTALAVAALPARFALPDRLVFFAAAMAVLTVPALLADGVGWLIAAILPLGCAVGPYLITVYSLAERSVSTGRVAVVMTSLGSAVTIGYFVGSTLGGALVDRVSPAAAFGVATAAATGALLNAVLLRVRGLPAAVED